The Chamaesiphon minutus PCC 6605 DNA window TAAGGTTGGCGATTTTTCCAGTAATTTGGTTTGCGACTACAGTGCATCACGGCGATGATGAGAAGATAGTCTTGCTCGATCGAATATAGAATTGCATACGGAAATTTACGAGTCATACATCGGCGCACATCTTCATCAATCTCAGGATAGCGAGTAGCAGATTCTCGAATTCGGTAAACTGCATCCTCGATCGAATTAATAAAGGCTTGAGCAATCTCCCTATTTTGATTTGCATAGTATTTAACCGCTTCACCATACTCAGCTAAAGCGTCTGGATGAAATACATATTTCATAGATCGATCGAGTTCCGAACCT harbors:
- a CDS encoding type II toxin-antitoxin system RelE/ParE family toxin, with protein sequence MKYVFHPDALAEYGEAVKYYANQNREIAQAFINSIEDAVYRIRESATRYPEIDEDVRRCMTRKFPYAILYSIEQDYLLIIAVMHCSRKPNYWKNRQP